A DNA window from Haladaptatus cibarius D43 contains the following coding sequences:
- a CDS encoding NAD-dependent epimerase/dehydratase family protein, with the protein MTTNVLLTGAFGRVGTAIIDHLADRDEYEFTYLNRSEREEYDTFVADVSNYEEMRPAFDDQDAVIHLAGYPETDGTWEQILQNNIIGMQNTLQAARDAEVPKFIFGSTNHVVGMYEAEFAPELYEPGFDLLVDQDSPRRPDSYYGTSKSFDEDLGRYYVENYDYPEQFYSLRICSVRHEEYDHPYGDAEHGADEGEWERGSPEYDLKVARMKAMWQSRRDLAQQVDCCLRDDDVEYDVFFGVSDNDRRWFSIEHGRDVIGYDPQDNGEEWDAPPEGN; encoded by the coding sequence ATGACCACAAACGTCCTACTGACGGGTGCGTTCGGGCGTGTCGGCACGGCCATCATCGACCACCTCGCAGACAGAGATGAGTACGAGTTCACGTATCTCAACCGGTCGGAACGAGAGGAATACGACACGTTCGTCGCGGACGTTTCGAACTACGAGGAGATGCGTCCGGCCTTCGACGACCAAGATGCGGTTATCCACCTCGCTGGCTACCCGGAAACCGACGGTACGTGGGAACAGATACTACAAAACAACATCATCGGGATGCAGAACACGCTCCAAGCCGCCAGAGACGCGGAGGTGCCGAAGTTCATCTTCGGTTCCACCAATCACGTCGTCGGCATGTACGAAGCGGAGTTCGCACCCGAACTATACGAACCCGGTTTCGACCTGCTGGTTGACCAAGATTCACCCCGGCGTCCAGACTCCTACTACGGAACCTCGAAATCGTTCGACGAAGACCTCGGTCGGTACTACGTCGAGAACTACGACTACCCAGAGCAGTTCTACTCGCTTCGGATCTGCTCGGTTCGCCACGAGGAGTACGACCACCCCTACGGCGACGCAGAACACGGCGCAGACGAAGGAGAGTGGGAGCGAGGTAGTCCAGAATACGATCTGAAAGTCGCGCGGATGAAGGCGATGTGGCAGTCCCGCCGCGACCTCGCTCAGCAAGTCGATTGCTGTCTGCGAGACGACGACGTGGAATACGACGTATTCTTCGGCGTCAGCGACAACGACCGCCGATGGTTCAGCATCGAACACGGACGGGACGTTATCGGATACGACCCGCAGGACAACGGCGAGGAGTGGGACGCGCCGCCGGAGGGGAACTAA
- a CDS encoding nucleoside hydrolase, which yields MTKKLLLDVDPGIDDALAILMALGNDDVEVVGLTTVMGNTTIENTTNNALALLEFVDRTDIPVAEGAGRPFADELVMAEYVHGPGGVPETVREALPDPSTDPIDQHAADFILEQAEKYGDDLTIAAVGPQTNVALAMAKDPTLPDTVADIYQMGGALKTTGNITPQASFNFYVDAAAAARVVQDGWPTVVGLDVTEPAHLPPEAQKRFRGRGSLGDVIADILEYKAQGPDGTVAEGGSITSDAVVLAGFLGNPLTYEDAYVEIDTTDGPSNGATVYDEHGVYEKQPNCTVALDVDIERCREVIMSNLEKLLPEGDA from the coding sequence ATGACGAAGAAACTGCTCCTCGACGTTGACCCCGGAATCGACGACGCGCTTGCGATTCTGATGGCGCTCGGAAACGACGATGTGGAAGTCGTCGGCCTGACCACGGTCATGGGGAACACGACCATCGAGAACACAACGAACAACGCCCTCGCACTGCTGGAGTTCGTGGACAGAACCGACATTCCCGTCGCGGAGGGTGCAGGCCGTCCGTTTGCGGATGAACTCGTGATGGCCGAATACGTCCATGGGCCGGGCGGCGTGCCGGAAACCGTTCGTGAGGCGCTTCCTGACCCGTCCACTGACCCCATCGACCAGCATGCCGCCGACTTCATCCTCGAACAAGCGGAGAAGTACGGCGACGACCTCACAATCGCCGCGGTCGGCCCCCAAACGAACGTCGCGCTGGCGATGGCGAAAGACCCGACGCTTCCAGATACCGTCGCGGACATCTACCAGATGGGCGGCGCGCTGAAGACGACGGGGAACATCACGCCGCAGGCGTCCTTTAATTTCTACGTCGATGCCGCCGCCGCGGCCCGCGTCGTGCAGGACGGGTGGCCGACCGTCGTCGGCCTCGATGTAACTGAACCGGCGCATCTCCCGCCAGAGGCGCAGAAGCGCTTCCGCGGACGGGGTTCGCTCGGCGACGTTATCGCGGACATCCTCGAATACAAGGCACAGGGGCCGGACGGAACGGTCGCCGAAGGTGGTTCCATCACGAGTGACGCGGTTGTCTTGGCAGGTTTCCTCGGCAACCCGCTGACCTACGAGGATGCCTACGTGGAAATCGACACGACGGACGGGCCGTCGAACGGCGCGACCGTCTACGACGAACACGGCGTCTACGAGAAACAGCCGAACTGCACCGTCGCGCTCGATGTGGACATCGAGCGCTGTCGTGAGGTCATCATGTCGAACTTAGAGAAGCTACTGCCCGAGGGAGACGCATGA
- a CDS encoding universal stress protein gives MNRILAVVKPTDTDVELLEEAGAVAAGTGVEVVVLALVSEGSEDASVDSIRQWDGFDATKTDETAETVNRFAEYLGSQILDPFGVEYLAVGERIETTRPSSKIIDVAENHDCDHVYVSNRGRSPTGKALFGDTTQSVILNFDGFVTVRTA, from the coding sequence ATGAATCGAATACTTGCCGTCGTTAAGCCGACGGACACGGATGTGGAACTGCTCGAAGAGGCTGGCGCGGTCGCCGCGGGAACGGGCGTCGAGGTAGTCGTCCTCGCGCTCGTGTCGGAGGGAAGCGAGGATGCGTCGGTGGACTCGATACGGCAGTGGGACGGCTTCGACGCCACCAAAACCGACGAAACGGCGGAAACCGTCAATCGATTTGCGGAGTACCTCGGGAGTCAGATTCTCGACCCGTTCGGGGTCGAGTATCTCGCCGTCGGCGAGCGAATCGAAACCACCCGACCGTCGAGCAAAATCATCGACGTCGCGGAAAACCACGACTGTGACCACGTCTACGTCAGCAACCGCGGTCGGTCGCCGACTGGAAAGGCACTGTTCGGTGACACGACCCAGTCTGTGATTCTGAACTTCGACGGGTTCGTCACGGTGCGAACTGCGTAA
- a CDS encoding ECF transporter S component has translation MSSTGATTSTSRIERFRENVSEDFTTTTWVLIPLGIGINAIGGFIASTLKLPLFLDNIGTMLIGILAGPWAAALTGALANLIQAMLGNPVQLAFMPVPVAIGLVTGFLARRGWFDSVKKTIVPAIVLTVVATIIATPIVVLVFGGVTSSGTSLVTATLVATGRSLVESAATAQFAVEFVDKGGSAFIAYFIGKSVPSRYLPPQGQDIYS, from the coding sequence ATGTCAAGCACAGGTGCCACGACTAGTACGAGTCGTATCGAACGGTTTCGTGAAAACGTTTCGGAGGATTTCACGACGACAACGTGGGTGCTCATTCCATTGGGTATCGGCATCAACGCAATCGGCGGATTCATCGCAAGTACGCTGAAGCTCCCGCTGTTTTTGGACAACATCGGGACGATGCTCATCGGCATCCTCGCCGGACCGTGGGCGGCTGCGCTGACCGGTGCCCTCGCGAATCTCATTCAAGCGATGCTCGGAAACCCGGTTCAACTTGCGTTCATGCCGGTTCCGGTCGCTATCGGCCTTGTTACGGGATTTCTAGCTCGCAGAGGGTGGTTCGACAGCGTGAAGAAGACGATTGTTCCGGCCATCGTCCTCACCGTCGTGGCCACCATCATCGCGACGCCCATCGTCGTCCTCGTGTTCGGCGGCGTCACCAGTTCAGGAACGAGTTTGGTCACTGCGACACTCGTTGCGACGGGTCGAAGCCTCGTCGAAAGCGCGGCCACCGCACAGTTCGCCGTCGAGTTCGTGGACAAAGGTGGGTCGGCCTTCATCGCCTACTTCATCGGAAAGTCGGTTCCGTCCCGATACCTCCCGCCACAGGGGCAAGATATATATTCGTAG
- a CDS encoding energy-coupling factor transporter transmembrane component T family protein, which translates to MPDSDTSIYQPGESILHRMNPVTEIVLATCLSLVVFIVGDYRIPLALALVLIGFVFVARVHGLLLKLYGAVAVPFAFFLLLIQGILLRPADPTALYTFGSITVWESGFEQARLIFLRISVLILAFLLFATTAQPQRMRIALMEKGVPSKLAYVFIASLQIIPEIRDRAGAISEAQQARGLDTTADVRTRLSSIVALLAPLLISTLIVANTRALALNARGFQSEGPRTYLYEVSDPTGERVLRYLGGVAVIAAIGWRILI; encoded by the coding sequence ATGCCTGATTCGGATACCTCGATATACCAACCCGGCGAGAGCATACTGCACAGAATGAATCCGGTGACGGAAATCGTGCTTGCAACCTGTCTCTCGTTGGTGGTGTTCATCGTCGGCGACTACCGAATCCCGCTCGCGCTGGCGCTCGTTTTGATCGGGTTCGTGTTCGTCGCACGAGTGCACGGCCTCCTCCTCAAACTGTACGGAGCAGTTGCCGTGCCGTTCGCGTTCTTCTTGCTCCTCATTCAGGGCATTCTGCTCAGGCCAGCAGACCCGACGGCGTTGTACACGTTCGGTTCGATAACCGTTTGGGAGTCGGGCTTCGAGCAGGCACGACTGATATTCCTGCGAATCAGCGTCCTCATACTGGCGTTCCTGTTGTTCGCCACGACGGCACAGCCACAACGGATGCGTATCGCTCTCATGGAGAAGGGGGTGCCGAGCAAACTCGCATACGTGTTCATCGCATCGCTCCAGATAATCCCGGAAATTCGAGATAGAGCAGGGGCCATCTCGGAAGCACAGCAGGCACGTGGACTCGACACCACGGCGGACGTTCGGACGCGCCTTTCGTCCATCGTCGCGCTGTTGGCCCCCCTGCTCATCAGTACGCTCATCGTCGCAAACACGCGAGCGTTGGCGCTCAACGCCCGCGGATTCCAATCTGAAGGACCACGGACGTACCTGTACGAGGTTTCCGACCCGACGGGCGAGCGCGTTCTGCGATACCTCGGTGGCGTTGCAGTTATCGCGGCAATCGGATGGAGGATTCTCATATGA
- a CDS encoding ABC transporter ATP-binding protein, translated as MSLIELHDVTFQYGTQPDDEYAVNDIDFSIEEGQFVGITGQSEAGKATLCRLISGQIPHFYHGDLSGTITVEGASTVESTVGDLSKKIGFVFENPYDQLTGATSTVLEEVAFGLESHGLTRDEMRDRARDSLAAIGVEDLADRNPMQLSGGQCQRVAIASVIAMQPDVMVLRQPTAQLDPEGTEEVFDVVGSMNEDGYTIVMVSQEIERLVPHLDRLVVMDDGTIRFDGRPDNVLVRAIEEGLPIPVPDPVEIGHRLRDAGTVSADEPIPVTESGCLSELRRVGNGRLLGSKTDGGHSASPRDEPLDETADIVLDELHHQYPSGVKALRGVSFSLDDGCVCLIGQNGAGKSTLVKHLNALLEPTEGVAYIRGANTSEHTTAELAHEVGLSFQNPDDQLFHSTVEEEIQYGPRNLDFDDEKVTETTEQALQLLGLDERRNENPYDFGEPWRKRVAVASIVAMDTPIVVLDEPTSGQDAPGYERLGHAVDTLADQGKLVVIITHDMDFVREHADRTVLLAEGQVIADGDTRDVLGDAETLSRSNVHPPTVTRLSLELGVGSLLSVEELLDAIGVSTDGTSP; from the coding sequence ATGAGTTTGATAGAACTACACGACGTAACGTTTCAGTACGGCACCCAACCTGACGACGAATACGCCGTCAACGACATCGATTTCAGTATCGAAGAGGGCCAGTTCGTCGGAATCACGGGACAGAGTGAGGCAGGGAAGGCGACCCTCTGTCGGCTCATCTCCGGGCAGATTCCCCACTTCTACCACGGTGACCTCTCGGGAACGATCACCGTCGAAGGGGCTTCGACGGTCGAATCGACCGTCGGCGACCTTTCGAAGAAAATCGGATTCGTCTTCGAAAACCCCTACGACCAGCTTACGGGAGCGACCTCGACCGTCCTCGAAGAGGTCGCGTTCGGACTCGAAAGCCACGGTCTTACACGCGACGAAATGCGCGACCGGGCACGTGACAGCCTCGCCGCAATCGGGGTCGAAGACCTCGCTGACCGGAACCCGATGCAACTCTCCGGTGGGCAGTGCCAGCGCGTCGCCATCGCATCCGTCATCGCAATGCAACCTGACGTGATGGTTCTCCGGCAACCCACGGCACAGCTCGACCCGGAGGGAACCGAAGAGGTGTTCGACGTTGTCGGGTCGATGAACGAGGACGGATACACCATCGTGATGGTCAGCCAAGAGATAGAGCGATTGGTTCCCCACCTCGACCGACTCGTCGTGATGGACGACGGTACAATCCGGTTCGACGGACGGCCGGACAACGTTCTCGTCCGGGCAATCGAGGAGGGGCTTCCAATCCCCGTTCCCGACCCTGTCGAAATCGGACACCGACTCCGTGACGCCGGAACCGTCTCGGCCGACGAACCGATTCCGGTGACGGAGTCCGGTTGTCTGTCGGAACTCCGCCGTGTCGGCAACGGTCGGCTTCTCGGAAGCAAAACGGACGGCGGGCACAGCGCTTCGCCGCGCGACGAACCTCTCGACGAGACGGCCGACATCGTCCTCGATGAATTGCATCATCAGTACCCAAGCGGTGTCAAGGCGCTTCGCGGCGTCTCCTTCTCGCTCGATGACGGCTGTGTCTGTCTCATCGGTCAAAACGGTGCGGGAAAATCCACGTTGGTAAAGCACCTGAACGCGCTCCTCGAACCGACCGAGGGAGTTGCGTACATCCGTGGTGCGAACACGAGCGAACACACCACGGCCGAACTCGCCCACGAGGTTGGCCTGAGCTTTCAGAATCCGGACGACCAACTCTTCCACAGCACCGTCGAAGAGGAGATACAGTATGGCCCACGAAACCTCGACTTTGACGACGAAAAAGTGACGGAAACGACCGAACAGGCGCTACAATTGCTCGGATTAGACGAACGGCGGAACGAGAATCCGTACGACTTCGGCGAACCGTGGCGCAAGCGAGTCGCAGTGGCGTCCATCGTTGCGATGGACACGCCGATAGTCGTCCTCGACGAACCGACGAGCGGACAGGACGCGCCGGGATACGAACGGCTTGGACACGCCGTCGATACCCTCGCCGACCAGGGAAAACTCGTCGTCATCATCACGCACGACATGGATTTCGTGCGCGAGCACGCAGACCGAACTGTTCTCCTCGCAGAAGGACAGGTCATCGCGGACGGCGATACACGCGACGTGTTGGGCGATGCCGAAACGCTCTCTCGCTCGAACGTCCATCCGCCGACGGTGACGCGACTGAGTCTCGAACTCGGCGTCGGTTCGCTCCTCTCCGTCGAGGAGTTACTGGACGCCATCGGCGTTTCGACGGACGGTACATCGCCGTAG
- a CDS encoding nucleoside hydrolase: protein MNTKLLLDVDPGNDDAIALFIALADDDVDVVGITTVAGNTTVDNATRNTLSLLELVDRTDVPVAKGAGRPLADELEMAEHVHGPDGLPEVVREGLSEPSTETIDQHAVDFIIEQAHEHGEDLTIAALGPQTNLALALAKEPSLSEMVGDIYQMGGALKTTGNVTPQASFNFYVDAAAAARVVQDANPKVVGLDVTEHVYVDTEDILELAEEAAPLPTMAAILEFSIEEVRSKFGHDGGLASDAVVLADIVNDALDFEDAYVEIDTTGGPSNGATIYDEHGVYENPPNCEVALGVDGDAYQRTVLESLRTFVE from the coding sequence ATGAATACGAAACTACTGCTGGACGTAGACCCCGGAAACGACGACGCTATCGCACTGTTCATCGCACTTGCCGACGACGACGTTGATGTCGTCGGCATCACGACGGTGGCGGGCAACACGACGGTGGACAACGCGACACGAAACACGCTGTCCCTCCTCGAACTGGTCGATAGAACGGACGTTCCCGTTGCGAAGGGCGCGGGCCGTCCGCTCGCGGACGAACTGGAGATGGCAGAACACGTCCACGGGCCGGACGGCCTCCCCGAGGTGGTCAGAGAGGGCCTTTCCGAGCCATCGACCGAGACGATAGACCAGCACGCCGTCGATTTCATCATCGAACAGGCACACGAACACGGCGAGGACTTGACCATCGCGGCGCTCGGGCCGCAGACCAACCTCGCCTTGGCGCTCGCAAAGGAACCATCGCTTTCCGAGATGGTCGGCGACATCTATCAGATGGGTGGCGCGCTGAAGACGACGGGGAACGTCACGCCGCAGGCGTCCTTTAACTTCTACGTCGATGCCGCCGCCGCGGCCCGTGTCGTGCAAGATGCGAATCCGAAAGTCGTCGGCCTCGACGTGACGGAACACGTCTACGTGGACACGGAAGATATTCTGGAACTCGCCGAGGAGGCGGCCCCCCTTCCCACGATGGCCGCCATTCTGGAGTTCAGTATCGAGGAAGTTCGCTCGAAGTTCGGGCACGACGGTGGACTGGCGAGCGATGCGGTCGTTCTGGCCGACATCGTCAACGACGCGCTCGACTTCGAAGACGCCTACGTGGAAATCGACACGACGGGCGGGCCGTCGAACGGCGCGACCATCTACGACGAACACGGCGTCTACGAAAACCCACCGAACTGCGAGGTAGCGCTCGGTGTGGATGGAGACGCGTACCAGCGCACGGTTCTCGAAAGTCTTCGTACATTCGTTGAGTAA
- a CDS encoding archaea-specific SMC-related protein, whose amino-acid sequence MESTQQTQPQVEVSAHNIGGIDRTAVTFSPGVTILTGRNATNRTSFLQAIMAALGSERASVKADADEGSVELSIGDETYTRTLTRKNGTIATSGDPYLDDAELIDLFSFLLESNEARRAVARGDDLRNLIMRPVDTEAIQTEIERLTAEKRRIDDELEELESLGQTLPTLEEKQARLANEIEAKRATLEAKEAELEAADADLGETRAEQSELESKLETLRETRSHLEDIRFKIGTEEDSIEALQNELAELEDEQADLSDVSTDTVSEYDQRLGTLRERKQQLNSVVSELQTIIQFNEEMLGGTNPDIRAALQSEAETGGENGSVTDQLVAETETVVCWTCGTDVEKQTIESTIDQLRTFRQETLDERSDLSAEIDDLEAEKAELETKRQKRDSIEQRRKQLETELDDRNARLDDLRDERASVTGDIEALEETVEELEQEDYSQLLDLHREANQLEFELERLETDLEDVESERSNIEDKLSEKEKLEDRRAEIRDELADLRTRIEQIEADAVEEFNEHMARMLDLLDYENLERIWIERTERTVREGRRKVTKSVFELHIVRSTESGATYEDTIDHLSESEREVTGLVFALAGYLVHEVYDHVPFILLDSLEAIDSNRIARLVNYFSDYAGYLVAALLPEDAAALDDEYERVAEI is encoded by the coding sequence ATGGAATCGACACAGCAGACGCAACCGCAGGTAGAGGTTTCCGCACACAACATCGGCGGAATTGACCGGACTGCCGTTACCTTCTCTCCGGGTGTGACTATCCTCACTGGTCGAAACGCGACGAACCGAACGTCGTTCCTCCAAGCCATCATGGCGGCGCTCGGCAGTGAGCGAGCCTCGGTCAAGGCTGATGCCGACGAAGGATCGGTCGAACTCTCCATCGGTGACGAAACCTACACACGAACGCTCACCCGGAAAAACGGCACTATTGCAACGAGCGGCGACCCGTATCTCGACGACGCGGAACTCATCGATCTCTTTTCATTCTTGCTCGAATCGAACGAAGCGCGACGCGCGGTCGCGCGGGGAGACGACCTCCGGAATCTCATCATGCGTCCCGTCGATACCGAAGCGATTCAGACGGAAATCGAGCGACTCACTGCCGAGAAACGTCGCATCGACGACGAACTGGAGGAGTTGGAGTCGCTCGGTCAAACGCTTCCGACGCTCGAAGAGAAGCAAGCCCGATTGGCGAACGAAATCGAAGCGAAACGAGCAACGCTCGAAGCGAAAGAAGCAGAGCTAGAAGCGGCGGATGCTGACCTCGGTGAGACTCGTGCGGAACAAAGCGAACTGGAATCGAAGTTGGAGACGCTTCGTGAAACGCGGTCACATCTGGAAGACATTCGGTTCAAAATCGGAACGGAAGAGGACAGTATCGAAGCATTACAGAACGAACTCGCCGAACTCGAAGACGAGCAAGCCGACCTCTCCGACGTCTCGACCGACACGGTTTCGGAATACGACCAGCGACTGGGAACGCTCCGCGAACGCAAACAACAGCTCAATTCGGTCGTGAGCGAACTGCAGACGATTATCCAGTTCAACGAGGAGATGCTCGGCGGGACCAATCCAGATATTCGCGCTGCACTCCAGTCGGAAGCCGAAACGGGCGGCGAGAACGGGTCAGTTACCGACCAACTCGTCGCCGAAACGGAGACCGTCGTCTGCTGGACGTGTGGAACGGACGTCGAAAAGCAGACAATCGAATCGACGATCGACCAACTTCGAACGTTTCGTCAAGAAACGCTCGACGAACGCAGTGATCTGAGCGCCGAGATTGACGACCTCGAAGCGGAGAAAGCAGAACTCGAAACGAAACGACAGAAACGGGATAGCATCGAACAGCGTAGAAAACAACTCGAAACCGAACTCGACGACCGGAACGCCCGACTCGACGACCTCCGCGACGAACGCGCCAGCGTAACCGGCGACATCGAAGCGCTCGAAGAGACGGTCGAGGAACTCGAACAGGAAGATTACAGCCAGCTACTCGACTTGCATCGTGAGGCGAATCAACTCGAATTCGAACTGGAGCGGCTCGAAACTGACCTCGAAGACGTGGAATCAGAACGTTCGAATATCGAAGATAAACTGTCCGAAAAGGAAAAACTGGAAGACCGACGAGCCGAGATTCGAGACGAATTGGCAGACCTCCGGACGAGAATCGAGCAGATCGAAGCCGACGCCGTAGAGGAGTTCAACGAACATATGGCGCGCATGCTCGACCTGCTCGACTACGAAAACCTCGAACGGATTTGGATAGAACGCACGGAGCGAACTGTTCGTGAGGGTCGGCGGAAAGTTACCAAAAGCGTGTTCGAACTGCATATCGTCCGGAGTACGGAGTCCGGTGCAACCTACGAGGATACGATAGACCATCTCAGCGAGAGCGAACGGGAAGTCACCGGCCTCGTGTTTGCGCTTGCGGGGTATCTCGTTCACGAAGTGTACGACCACGTTCCGTTCATCCTTCTCGACTCGCTCGAAGCAATCGACTCGAACCGTATTGCGAGACTCGTGAACTATTTCAGCGACTATGCGGGGTATCTCGTGGCTGCACTGCTACCGGAGGACGCCGCCGCGCTCGACGACGAGTACGAGCGCGTCGCCGAAATCTAA
- a CDS encoding helix-turn-helix domain-containing protein, producing the protein MVSGVHAQLEVRGAEGCPASLVSEECTVESVTISQHSTPETTAVVGEVTVDHADDERTELQHVDEVFADDSKSVYRYSHSNGDCPCSRVPKHGCPIRELRVDSGRLVFSFIAPNLETLREVVSDLQGRCAGVTVRRLTQSESLDDTQSLLFVDRTAFTERQYDVLRTAHRMGYFESPKESNSEAVADALGISVATFVEHLSVAQTKLLEQLLTD; encoded by the coding sequence ATGGTTTCTGGTGTCCACGCACAACTTGAGGTACGCGGTGCGGAGGGCTGTCCCGCGTCCTTGGTGAGCGAGGAGTGTACGGTTGAATCCGTGACGATCAGCCAGCACAGCACGCCGGAAACGACGGCTGTCGTCGGAGAAGTGACGGTAGACCATGCGGACGACGAACGGACGGAACTACAACACGTGGACGAAGTGTTCGCCGACGATTCGAAATCGGTGTATCGGTACAGTCACTCGAACGGCGACTGTCCGTGTTCACGCGTTCCAAAACACGGGTGTCCCATCCGTGAGCTTCGTGTCGATTCTGGACGACTCGTGTTCTCGTTTATCGCACCGAATCTCGAAACGCTTCGGGAGGTCGTTTCGGATTTGCAGGGGCGTTGTGCTGGCGTCACGGTTCGCCGTCTCACGCAATCCGAGTCCCTCGACGATACGCAGTCGTTACTGTTCGTAGACCGGACTGCGTTCACGGAGCGACAGTACGACGTCCTCCGAACCGCCCATCGGATGGGATATTTCGAATCACCGAAAGAATCGAACTCCGAAGCGGTTGCCGACGCGTTGGGAATCTCGGTGGCGACGTTCGTCGAACATCTCTCGGTCGCCCAGACGAAACTGCTGGAACAACTATTGACGGATTGA
- a CDS encoding group I truncated hemoglobin: protein MTRTIYREIGGRDAVETVVTDFYDRVLADDQLASYFDGMDMNELYAHQVQFISAVTDGPADYTGDNMREAHAHLDIDEDDFDTVGQYLETALRENGVEDDNVEAIMAEVVSLKEPILGR, encoded by the coding sequence ATGACACGAACGATTTATCGAGAAATCGGCGGCCGGGACGCGGTCGAAACAGTCGTCACCGATTTTTACGACCGAGTGTTGGCGGACGACCAGCTTGCATCGTACTTCGACGGAATGGACATGAACGAACTGTACGCCCATCAAGTTCAGTTCATCAGTGCCGTCACTGACGGCCCGGCCGACTATACGGGCGACAACATGCGCGAAGCACACGCGCATCTCGATATTGACGAAGATGATTTCGACACCGTCGGCCAGTATCTCGAAACAGCACTTCGGGAGAACGGCGTCGAAGACGACAATGTAGAAGCGATTATGGCCGAAGTCGTTTCCCTCAAAGAACCGATTCTCGGTCGATAG